The following are encoded in a window of Arthrobacter sp. NicSoilB4 genomic DNA:
- a CDS encoding dynamin family protein — MSPDETPGQAVELLEAVHRDLAATALPLALPGADAARRDIGDALAQLEDYILPRYRSLDAPLLAVVGGSTGAGKSTLVNGLVGHAVTRAGAIRPTTRQPILLHHPADGHWFEGQRVLPSLSRIRGTAGQEPLPASQAGPTPDAAAVSSLVLVAEAAVPQGIAVLDAPDVDSISADNRKLAGQLLAAADLWVFVTTANRYADAVPWRLLLDAASRDIMVAVVLDRVPPGAEAEVSADLQSMLSREGLGGARLFVIPETALDGMGMLPPAAVEPLRLWLRELAADAAGRSEIARRTLNGTVRALGSRVDAVAQAAGAQENAAEVLAGDARDAYRDAVARILEATRDGALLRGEVLARWQDFVGTGEFFRAMEQTIGRFRDRAGAFFRGEPAPAVRVETAIETGLQAVIIDEAANAAEDSDRRWRSDPAGRQLLGPDDLSGTSEGFAEKAAAEIRAWQGDLMELIRTEGQGKRTQARWLSFGINGLGAALMIVVFSMTAGLTGLEIGVAGGTAVVGQRLLEAVFGEDAVRRLARTAREDLHARCLNLLEAEQWRFLARIEGTGGPTPAELAGHAAALRRLGTSA, encoded by the coding sequence GTGAGCCCCGATGAAACCCCCGGCCAGGCCGTTGAACTGCTGGAAGCCGTCCACCGCGACCTCGCCGCGACGGCCCTGCCGCTTGCCCTCCCCGGTGCGGATGCCGCCAGGCGGGATATCGGCGATGCCCTGGCGCAGCTCGAGGACTACATCCTGCCGCGCTACCGGAGCTTGGACGCGCCGCTGCTCGCCGTCGTGGGCGGTTCCACGGGCGCAGGGAAGTCGACCCTCGTCAACGGACTTGTGGGGCACGCAGTCACCCGCGCCGGTGCAATCCGGCCCACAACGCGGCAGCCAATCCTGCTGCACCACCCTGCAGACGGGCACTGGTTCGAAGGCCAGCGGGTCCTGCCGAGCCTGAGCCGGATCCGCGGCACGGCGGGCCAGGAGCCACTGCCCGCCAGCCAGGCCGGGCCAACGCCGGACGCCGCCGCGGTCTCCTCGCTGGTGCTGGTCGCCGAGGCGGCGGTGCCGCAGGGGATCGCCGTGCTGGACGCTCCCGACGTCGACTCGATCTCCGCTGACAACCGCAAACTTGCCGGCCAGTTGCTGGCCGCCGCCGATTTGTGGGTGTTCGTCACCACCGCCAACCGCTACGCCGACGCCGTCCCCTGGCGCCTGCTGCTGGACGCGGCCAGCAGGGACATCATGGTGGCCGTGGTGCTGGACCGGGTGCCGCCGGGCGCCGAGGCCGAGGTCAGCGCAGACCTCCAGTCCATGCTCAGCAGGGAAGGCTTGGGCGGCGCACGCCTCTTCGTCATCCCCGAGACGGCGCTGGACGGGATGGGCATGCTTCCTCCCGCCGCAGTGGAGCCGCTGCGGCTCTGGCTGCGGGAACTCGCCGCGGACGCCGCCGGGCGCTCCGAGATCGCCCGGCGGACGCTCAACGGAACCGTCAGGGCGCTGGGCAGCCGCGTGGACGCCGTTGCGCAGGCCGCCGGCGCCCAGGAGAATGCTGCTGAGGTCCTCGCGGGGGACGCCCGGGACGCCTACCGCGACGCCGTGGCCCGGATCCTGGAGGCCACCCGTGACGGCGCGCTCCTGCGGGGCGAGGTCCTGGCCCGCTGGCAGGACTTCGTGGGCACCGGCGAGTTCTTCCGGGCAATGGAGCAGACCATCGGCCGCTTCCGGGACCGCGCCGGTGCGTTCTTCCGGGGTGAACCGGCACCGGCGGTGCGCGTGGAGACGGCGATCGAAACCGGGCTGCAGGCCGTCATCATCGATGAGGCCGCCAACGCGGCGGAGGACTCGGACAGGCGCTGGCGCTCCGATCCGGCCGGCCGCCAACTGCTGGGCCCCGATGACCTGTCCGGAACCTCCGAAGGCTTCGCCGAGAAGGCCGCTGCCGAGATCCGGGCCTGGCAGGGGGACCTCATGGAACTCATCCGGACCGAGGGCCAGGGCAAGCGCACACAGGCCCGCTGGCTGTCCTTCGGGATCAACGGCCTCGGCGCCGCCCTTATGATCGTGGTGTTCTCGATGACCGCCGGACTGACCGGGCTGGAAATCGGCGTCGCCGGCGGTACCGCCGTCGTCGGACAGCGGTTGCTGGAGGCGGTGTTCGGTGAGGATGCCGTCCGCCGGCTCGCCCGGACGGCCCGAGAGGATCTCCACGCCCGCTGCCTGAACCTGCTGGAGGCCGAGCAGTGGCGTTTCCTGGCCCGGATCGAGGGCACCGGCGGGCCCACTCCGGCAGAGCTCGCCGGCCACGCCGCCGCGCTGCGACGCCTGGGAACCTCCGCATGA